The Coregonus clupeaformis isolate EN_2021a chromosome 6, ASM2061545v1, whole genome shotgun sequence genome has a segment encoding these proteins:
- the LOC121560077 gene encoding hepatocyte nuclear factor 1-beta-A isoform X5, which produces MFSKMVSKLTSLQQELLSALLDSGVTKDVLIQALDDIDPSRNGFGVKLENLQMSPPSSKINGNDSDSKPVFLTLTNGHSKGKLSGDEGSEDGDDFDTPPILKELQSLNTEEAAEQRAEVDRILAEDPWRAARMIKGYMQQHNIPQREVVDVTGLNQSHLSQHLNKGTPMKTQKRAALYTWYVRKQREVLRQFNQAVQGSGSNMTDKGGQDQVLFFFPEFNPPGQGMGPQGEEVGSEPSCKKMRRNRFKWGPASQQILYQAYERQKNPSKEERETLVEECNRAECLQRGVSPSKAHGLGSNLVTEVRVYNWFANRRKEEAFRQKLAMDAYPIPTHSMNPLLSHSHSSPHHHSSQTSTSPPSKMQVRYSQQGPGEVSSSTTISHHGSMATSQSVLQQVSPGGLDPSHSLLSPDTKMMSVSGGGLPPVSTLTNIHSSLHTHQQTQNLIMPLSGVMTIAQSLNTSQSQSVPVINSVAGSLAALQPVQFSQQLHSPHQHGLMHQSPSHMSQQPFMATVTHSHMYPHKQEPPQYSHQSRFPSAMVVTDTNSLSTLSSMSSSKQCPLQAW; this is translated from the exons ATGTTCTCGAAAATGGTGTCCAAGTTGACATCTCTCCAACAGGAGCTCTTGAGCGCCTTGTTAGATTCCGGAGTCACCAAAGATGTTCTGATCCAAGCGTTGGACGATATCGACCCTAGCCGGAATGGCTTTGGAGTTAAGTTGGAGAATCTGCAGATGTCTCCGCCAAGTTCTAAAATCAACGGAAATGATTCGGATTCGAAGCCAGTATTTCTTACGTTGACCAATGGGCACAGTAAGGGCAAACTGTCGGGAGATGAGGGGTCCGAGGACGGGGACGATTTCGATACCCCACCGATACTGAAAGAACTCCAGTCGCTTAACACTGAGGAAGCAGCGGAACAGAGGGCAGAAGTTGACCGAATATTAGC TGAGGACCCGTGGCGTGCCGCCCGCATGATCAAAGGCTACATGCAACAGCACAACATACCACAGCGCGAGGTGGTGGACGTAACCGGGCTAAATCAGTCTCACCTCTCACAGCACCTCAACAAAGGCACGCCCATGAAAACTCAGAAGCGAGCGGCGCTCTACACCTGGTATGTCAGGAAACAGCGGGAAGTTCTCAGAC AATTCAACCAGGCAGTGCAAGGTTCTGGCAGCAATATGACCGACAAAGGAGGTCAGGATCAGGTGCTGTTTTTCTTCCCAGAGTTTAACCCTCCTGGTCAGGGTATGGGGCCACAAGGGGAGGAGGTGGGCTCTGAACCCTCCTGCAAGAAAATGAGACGGAACCGTTTCAAATGGGGGCCTGCGTCCCAACAGATCCTCTACCAGGCCTATGAAAGACAGAAGAACCCCAGCAAAGAGGAGCGGGAGACGCTGGTGGAGGAGTGCAACAG GGCTGAGTGTCTCCAGAGAGGGGTGTCTCCATCTAAAGCTCATGGGCTGGGCTCTAACCTGGTCACTGAGGTACGGGTCTATAACTGGTTTGCCAACCGTCGTAAGGAGGAGGCCTTCCGTCAGAAGCTGGCGATGGATGCCTACCCCATACCCACCCACAGcatgaaccctctcctgtctcACAGCCACAGCTCCCCACATCACCACAGCTCCCAGACCAGCACATCCCCCCCTAGTAAGATGCAAG TGCGGTACAGCCAACAGGGACCCGGTGAGGTCAGCTCCTCGACGACCATCAGTCACCACGGCAGCATGGCGACCAGCCAGTCGGTGTTACAGCAGGTGTCTCCGGGCGGCTTGGACCCCAGCCACAGTCTGCTGTCACCTGACACCAAGATG ATGTCTGTGTCAGGTGGAGGCCTGCCACCTGTGAGCACGCTGACCAACATCCACagctccctccacacacaccagCAGACACAGAACCTCATCATGCCTCTCTCTGGAGTCATGACCATCGCACAGA GTCTGAACACGTCGCAGTCCCAGTCGGTGCCGGTGATCAACAGCGTGGCGGGGAGCCTTGCAGCGCTGCAGCCGGTGCAGTTCTCCCAGCAGCTCCACAGTCCCCACCAGCATGGCCTGATGCATCAGTCCCCCAGCCACATGAGCCAGCAGCCCTTCATGGCCACCGTGACGCACTCACACA TGTACCCTCACAAGCAGGAGCCACCGCAGTATTCCCACCAGTCACGGTTTCCCTCAGCCATGGTGGTGACAGACACCAACAGCCTCAGTACTCTCAGCTCCATGTCATCCAGCAAACAG TGTCCTCTTCAAGCCTGGTGA
- the LOC121560077 gene encoding hepatocyte nuclear factor 1-beta-A isoform X4, producing MFSKMVSKLTSLQQELLSALLDSGVTKDVLIQALDDIDPSRNGFGVKLENLQMSPPSSKINGNDSDSKPVFLTLTNGHSKGKLSGDEGSEDGDDFDTPPILKELQSLNTEEAAEQRAEVDRILAEDPWRAARMIKGYMQQHNIPQREVVDVTGLNQSHLSQHLNKGTPMKTQKRAALYTWYVRKQREVLRQFNQAVQGSGSNMTDKGGQDQVLFFFPEFNPPGQGMGPQGEEVGSEPSCKKMRRNRFKWGPASQQILYQAYERQKNPSKEERETLVEECNRAECLQRGVSPSKAHGLGSNLVTEVRVYNWFANRRKEEAFRQKLAMDAYPIPTHSMNPLLSHSHSSPHHHSSQTSTSPPSKMQVRYSQQGPGEVSSSTTISHHGSMATSQSVLQQVSPGGLDPSHSLLSPDTKMMSVSGGGLPPVSTLTNIHSSLHTHQQTQNLIMPLSGVMTIAQSLNTSQSQSVPVINSVAGSLAALQPVQFSQQLHSPHQHGLMHQSPSHMSQQPFMATVTHSHSQYLPLMYPHKQEPPQYSHQSRFPSAMVVTDTNSLSTLSSMSSSKQCPLQAW from the exons ATGTTCTCGAAAATGGTGTCCAAGTTGACATCTCTCCAACAGGAGCTCTTGAGCGCCTTGTTAGATTCCGGAGTCACCAAAGATGTTCTGATCCAAGCGTTGGACGATATCGACCCTAGCCGGAATGGCTTTGGAGTTAAGTTGGAGAATCTGCAGATGTCTCCGCCAAGTTCTAAAATCAACGGAAATGATTCGGATTCGAAGCCAGTATTTCTTACGTTGACCAATGGGCACAGTAAGGGCAAACTGTCGGGAGATGAGGGGTCCGAGGACGGGGACGATTTCGATACCCCACCGATACTGAAAGAACTCCAGTCGCTTAACACTGAGGAAGCAGCGGAACAGAGGGCAGAAGTTGACCGAATATTAGC TGAGGACCCGTGGCGTGCCGCCCGCATGATCAAAGGCTACATGCAACAGCACAACATACCACAGCGCGAGGTGGTGGACGTAACCGGGCTAAATCAGTCTCACCTCTCACAGCACCTCAACAAAGGCACGCCCATGAAAACTCAGAAGCGAGCGGCGCTCTACACCTGGTATGTCAGGAAACAGCGGGAAGTTCTCAGAC AATTCAACCAGGCAGTGCAAGGTTCTGGCAGCAATATGACCGACAAAGGAGGTCAGGATCAGGTGCTGTTTTTCTTCCCAGAGTTTAACCCTCCTGGTCAGGGTATGGGGCCACAAGGGGAGGAGGTGGGCTCTGAACCCTCCTGCAAGAAAATGAGACGGAACCGTTTCAAATGGGGGCCTGCGTCCCAACAGATCCTCTACCAGGCCTATGAAAGACAGAAGAACCCCAGCAAAGAGGAGCGGGAGACGCTGGTGGAGGAGTGCAACAG GGCTGAGTGTCTCCAGAGAGGGGTGTCTCCATCTAAAGCTCATGGGCTGGGCTCTAACCTGGTCACTGAGGTACGGGTCTATAACTGGTTTGCCAACCGTCGTAAGGAGGAGGCCTTCCGTCAGAAGCTGGCGATGGATGCCTACCCCATACCCACCCACAGcatgaaccctctcctgtctcACAGCCACAGCTCCCCACATCACCACAGCTCCCAGACCAGCACATCCCCCCCTAGTAAGATGCAAG TGCGGTACAGCCAACAGGGACCCGGTGAGGTCAGCTCCTCGACGACCATCAGTCACCACGGCAGCATGGCGACCAGCCAGTCGGTGTTACAGCAGGTGTCTCCGGGCGGCTTGGACCCCAGCCACAGTCTGCTGTCACCTGACACCAAGATG ATGTCTGTGTCAGGTGGAGGCCTGCCACCTGTGAGCACGCTGACCAACATCCACagctccctccacacacaccagCAGACACAGAACCTCATCATGCCTCTCTCTGGAGTCATGACCATCGCACAGA GTCTGAACACGTCGCAGTCCCAGTCGGTGCCGGTGATCAACAGCGTGGCGGGGAGCCTTGCAGCGCTGCAGCCGGTGCAGTTCTCCCAGCAGCTCCACAGTCCCCACCAGCATGGCCTGATGCATCAGTCCCCCAGCCACATGAGCCAGCAGCCCTTCATGGCCACCGTGACGCACTCACACAGTCAGTACCTGCCTCTTA TGTACCCTCACAAGCAGGAGCCACCGCAGTATTCCCACCAGTCACGGTTTCCCTCAGCCATGGTGGTGACAGACACCAACAGCCTCAGTACTCTCAGCTCCATGTCATCCAGCAAACAG TGTCCTCTTCAAGCCTGGTGA
- the LOC121560077 gene encoding hepatocyte nuclear factor 1-beta-A isoform X3 — MFSKMVSKLTSLQQELLSALLDSGVTKDVLIQALDDIDPSRNGFGVKLENLQMSPPSSKINGNDSDSKPVFLTLTNGHSKGKLSGDEGSEDGDDFDTPPILKELQSLNTEEAAEQRAEVDRILAEDPWRAARMIKGYMQQHNIPQREVVDVTGLNQSHLSQHLNKGTPMKTQKRAALYTWYVRKQREVLRQFNQAVQGSGSNMTDKGGQDQVLFFFPEFNPPGQGMGPQGEEVGSEPSCKKMRRNRFKWGPASQQILYQAYERQKNPSKEERETLVEECNRAECLQRGVSPSKAHGLGSNLVTEVRVYNWFANRRKEEAFRQKLAMDAYPIPTHSMNPLLSHSHSSPHHHSSQTSTSPPSKMQVRYSQQGPGEVSSSTTISHHGSMATSQSVLQQVSPGGLDPSHSLLSPDTKMMSVSGGGLPPVSTLTNIHSSLHTHQQTQNLIMPLSGVMTIAQSLNTSQSQSVPVINSVAGSLAALQPVQFSQQLHSPHQHGLMHQSPSHMSQQPFMATVTHSHMYPHKQEPPQYSHQSRFPSAMVVTDTNSLSTLSSMSSSKQDSTVNKMVQLGGLSWCPLQAW, encoded by the exons ATGTTCTCGAAAATGGTGTCCAAGTTGACATCTCTCCAACAGGAGCTCTTGAGCGCCTTGTTAGATTCCGGAGTCACCAAAGATGTTCTGATCCAAGCGTTGGACGATATCGACCCTAGCCGGAATGGCTTTGGAGTTAAGTTGGAGAATCTGCAGATGTCTCCGCCAAGTTCTAAAATCAACGGAAATGATTCGGATTCGAAGCCAGTATTTCTTACGTTGACCAATGGGCACAGTAAGGGCAAACTGTCGGGAGATGAGGGGTCCGAGGACGGGGACGATTTCGATACCCCACCGATACTGAAAGAACTCCAGTCGCTTAACACTGAGGAAGCAGCGGAACAGAGGGCAGAAGTTGACCGAATATTAGC TGAGGACCCGTGGCGTGCCGCCCGCATGATCAAAGGCTACATGCAACAGCACAACATACCACAGCGCGAGGTGGTGGACGTAACCGGGCTAAATCAGTCTCACCTCTCACAGCACCTCAACAAAGGCACGCCCATGAAAACTCAGAAGCGAGCGGCGCTCTACACCTGGTATGTCAGGAAACAGCGGGAAGTTCTCAGAC AATTCAACCAGGCAGTGCAAGGTTCTGGCAGCAATATGACCGACAAAGGAGGTCAGGATCAGGTGCTGTTTTTCTTCCCAGAGTTTAACCCTCCTGGTCAGGGTATGGGGCCACAAGGGGAGGAGGTGGGCTCTGAACCCTCCTGCAAGAAAATGAGACGGAACCGTTTCAAATGGGGGCCTGCGTCCCAACAGATCCTCTACCAGGCCTATGAAAGACAGAAGAACCCCAGCAAAGAGGAGCGGGAGACGCTGGTGGAGGAGTGCAACAG GGCTGAGTGTCTCCAGAGAGGGGTGTCTCCATCTAAAGCTCATGGGCTGGGCTCTAACCTGGTCACTGAGGTACGGGTCTATAACTGGTTTGCCAACCGTCGTAAGGAGGAGGCCTTCCGTCAGAAGCTGGCGATGGATGCCTACCCCATACCCACCCACAGcatgaaccctctcctgtctcACAGCCACAGCTCCCCACATCACCACAGCTCCCAGACCAGCACATCCCCCCCTAGTAAGATGCAAG TGCGGTACAGCCAACAGGGACCCGGTGAGGTCAGCTCCTCGACGACCATCAGTCACCACGGCAGCATGGCGACCAGCCAGTCGGTGTTACAGCAGGTGTCTCCGGGCGGCTTGGACCCCAGCCACAGTCTGCTGTCACCTGACACCAAGATG ATGTCTGTGTCAGGTGGAGGCCTGCCACCTGTGAGCACGCTGACCAACATCCACagctccctccacacacaccagCAGACACAGAACCTCATCATGCCTCTCTCTGGAGTCATGACCATCGCACAGA GTCTGAACACGTCGCAGTCCCAGTCGGTGCCGGTGATCAACAGCGTGGCGGGGAGCCTTGCAGCGCTGCAGCCGGTGCAGTTCTCCCAGCAGCTCCACAGTCCCCACCAGCATGGCCTGATGCATCAGTCCCCCAGCCACATGAGCCAGCAGCCCTTCATGGCCACCGTGACGCACTCACACA TGTACCCTCACAAGCAGGAGCCACCGCAGTATTCCCACCAGTCACGGTTTCCCTCAGCCATGGTGGTGACAGACACCAACAGCCTCAGTACTCTCAGCTCCATGTCATCCAGCAAACAG GATTCTACCGTAAACAAGATGGTGCAACTGGGGGGTCTCTCCTGG TGTCCTCTTCAAGCCTGGTGA
- the LOC121560077 gene encoding hepatocyte nuclear factor 1-beta-A isoform X1 — protein MFSKMVSKLTSLQQELLSALLDSGVTKDVLIQALDDIDPSRNGFGVKLENLQMSPPSSKINGNDSDSKPVFLTLTNGHSKGKLSGDEGSEDGDDFDTPPILKELQSLNTEEAAEQRAEVDRILAEDPWRAARMIKGYMQQHNIPQREVVDVTGLNQSHLSQHLNKGTPMKTQKRAALYTWYVRKQREVLRQFNQAVQGSGSNMTDKGGQDQVLFFFPEFNPPGQGMGPQGEEVGSEPSCKKMRRNRFKWGPASQQILYQAYERQKNPSKEERETLVEECNRAECLQRGVSPSKAHGLGSNLVTEVRVYNWFANRRKEEAFRQKLAMDAYPIPTHSMNPLLSHSHSSPHHHSSQTSTSPPSKMQVRYSQQGPGEVSSSTTISHHGSMATSQSVLQQVSPGGLDPSHSLLSPDTKMMSVSGGGLPPVSTLTNIHSSLHTHQQTQNLIMPLSGVMTIAQSLNTSQSQSVPVINSVAGSLAALQPVQFSQQLHSPHQHGLMHQSPSHMSQQPFMATVTHSHSQYLPLMYPHKQEPPQYSHQSRFPSAMVVTDTNSLSTLSSMSSSKQDSTVNKMVQLGGLSWCPLQAW, from the exons ATGTTCTCGAAAATGGTGTCCAAGTTGACATCTCTCCAACAGGAGCTCTTGAGCGCCTTGTTAGATTCCGGAGTCACCAAAGATGTTCTGATCCAAGCGTTGGACGATATCGACCCTAGCCGGAATGGCTTTGGAGTTAAGTTGGAGAATCTGCAGATGTCTCCGCCAAGTTCTAAAATCAACGGAAATGATTCGGATTCGAAGCCAGTATTTCTTACGTTGACCAATGGGCACAGTAAGGGCAAACTGTCGGGAGATGAGGGGTCCGAGGACGGGGACGATTTCGATACCCCACCGATACTGAAAGAACTCCAGTCGCTTAACACTGAGGAAGCAGCGGAACAGAGGGCAGAAGTTGACCGAATATTAGC TGAGGACCCGTGGCGTGCCGCCCGCATGATCAAAGGCTACATGCAACAGCACAACATACCACAGCGCGAGGTGGTGGACGTAACCGGGCTAAATCAGTCTCACCTCTCACAGCACCTCAACAAAGGCACGCCCATGAAAACTCAGAAGCGAGCGGCGCTCTACACCTGGTATGTCAGGAAACAGCGGGAAGTTCTCAGAC AATTCAACCAGGCAGTGCAAGGTTCTGGCAGCAATATGACCGACAAAGGAGGTCAGGATCAGGTGCTGTTTTTCTTCCCAGAGTTTAACCCTCCTGGTCAGGGTATGGGGCCACAAGGGGAGGAGGTGGGCTCTGAACCCTCCTGCAAGAAAATGAGACGGAACCGTTTCAAATGGGGGCCTGCGTCCCAACAGATCCTCTACCAGGCCTATGAAAGACAGAAGAACCCCAGCAAAGAGGAGCGGGAGACGCTGGTGGAGGAGTGCAACAG GGCTGAGTGTCTCCAGAGAGGGGTGTCTCCATCTAAAGCTCATGGGCTGGGCTCTAACCTGGTCACTGAGGTACGGGTCTATAACTGGTTTGCCAACCGTCGTAAGGAGGAGGCCTTCCGTCAGAAGCTGGCGATGGATGCCTACCCCATACCCACCCACAGcatgaaccctctcctgtctcACAGCCACAGCTCCCCACATCACCACAGCTCCCAGACCAGCACATCCCCCCCTAGTAAGATGCAAG TGCGGTACAGCCAACAGGGACCCGGTGAGGTCAGCTCCTCGACGACCATCAGTCACCACGGCAGCATGGCGACCAGCCAGTCGGTGTTACAGCAGGTGTCTCCGGGCGGCTTGGACCCCAGCCACAGTCTGCTGTCACCTGACACCAAGATG ATGTCTGTGTCAGGTGGAGGCCTGCCACCTGTGAGCACGCTGACCAACATCCACagctccctccacacacaccagCAGACACAGAACCTCATCATGCCTCTCTCTGGAGTCATGACCATCGCACAGA GTCTGAACACGTCGCAGTCCCAGTCGGTGCCGGTGATCAACAGCGTGGCGGGGAGCCTTGCAGCGCTGCAGCCGGTGCAGTTCTCCCAGCAGCTCCACAGTCCCCACCAGCATGGCCTGATGCATCAGTCCCCCAGCCACATGAGCCAGCAGCCCTTCATGGCCACCGTGACGCACTCACACAGTCAGTACCTGCCTCTTA TGTACCCTCACAAGCAGGAGCCACCGCAGTATTCCCACCAGTCACGGTTTCCCTCAGCCATGGTGGTGACAGACACCAACAGCCTCAGTACTCTCAGCTCCATGTCATCCAGCAAACAG GATTCTACCGTAAACAAGATGGTGCAACTGGGGGGTCTCTCCTGG TGTCCTCTTCAAGCCTGGTGA
- the LOC121560077 gene encoding hepatocyte nuclear factor 1-beta-A isoform X2: MFSKMVSKLTSLQQELLSALLDSGVTKDVLIQALDDIDPSRNGFGVKLENLQMSPPSSKINGNDSDSKPVFLTLTNGHSKGKLSGDEGSEDGDDFDTPPILKELQSLNTEEAAEQRAEVDRILAEDPWRAARMIKGYMQQHNIPQREVVDVTGLNQSHLSQHLNKGTPMKTQKRAALYTWYVRKQREVLRQFNQAVQGSGSNMTDKGGQDQVLFFFPEFNPPGQGMGPQGEEVGSEPSCKKMRRNRFKWGPASQQILYQAYERQKNPSKEERETLVEECNRAECLQRGVSPSKAHGLGSNLVTEVRVYNWFANRRKEEAFRQKLAMDAYPIPTHSMNPLLSHSHSSPHHHSSQTSTSPPMRYSQQGPGEVSSSTTISHHGSMATSQSVLQQVSPGGLDPSHSLLSPDTKMMSVSGGGLPPVSTLTNIHSSLHTHQQTQNLIMPLSGVMTIAQSLNTSQSQSVPVINSVAGSLAALQPVQFSQQLHSPHQHGLMHQSPSHMSQQPFMATVTHSHSQYLPLMYPHKQEPPQYSHQSRFPSAMVVTDTNSLSTLSSMSSSKQDSTVNKMVQLGGLSWCPLQAW, encoded by the exons ATGTTCTCGAAAATGGTGTCCAAGTTGACATCTCTCCAACAGGAGCTCTTGAGCGCCTTGTTAGATTCCGGAGTCACCAAAGATGTTCTGATCCAAGCGTTGGACGATATCGACCCTAGCCGGAATGGCTTTGGAGTTAAGTTGGAGAATCTGCAGATGTCTCCGCCAAGTTCTAAAATCAACGGAAATGATTCGGATTCGAAGCCAGTATTTCTTACGTTGACCAATGGGCACAGTAAGGGCAAACTGTCGGGAGATGAGGGGTCCGAGGACGGGGACGATTTCGATACCCCACCGATACTGAAAGAACTCCAGTCGCTTAACACTGAGGAAGCAGCGGAACAGAGGGCAGAAGTTGACCGAATATTAGC TGAGGACCCGTGGCGTGCCGCCCGCATGATCAAAGGCTACATGCAACAGCACAACATACCACAGCGCGAGGTGGTGGACGTAACCGGGCTAAATCAGTCTCACCTCTCACAGCACCTCAACAAAGGCACGCCCATGAAAACTCAGAAGCGAGCGGCGCTCTACACCTGGTATGTCAGGAAACAGCGGGAAGTTCTCAGAC AATTCAACCAGGCAGTGCAAGGTTCTGGCAGCAATATGACCGACAAAGGAGGTCAGGATCAGGTGCTGTTTTTCTTCCCAGAGTTTAACCCTCCTGGTCAGGGTATGGGGCCACAAGGGGAGGAGGTGGGCTCTGAACCCTCCTGCAAGAAAATGAGACGGAACCGTTTCAAATGGGGGCCTGCGTCCCAACAGATCCTCTACCAGGCCTATGAAAGACAGAAGAACCCCAGCAAAGAGGAGCGGGAGACGCTGGTGGAGGAGTGCAACAG GGCTGAGTGTCTCCAGAGAGGGGTGTCTCCATCTAAAGCTCATGGGCTGGGCTCTAACCTGGTCACTGAGGTACGGGTCTATAACTGGTTTGCCAACCGTCGTAAGGAGGAGGCCTTCCGTCAGAAGCTGGCGATGGATGCCTACCCCATACCCACCCACAGcatgaaccctctcctgtctcACAGCCACAGCTCCCCACATCACCACAGCTCCCAGACCAGCACATCCCCCCCTA TGCGGTACAGCCAACAGGGACCCGGTGAGGTCAGCTCCTCGACGACCATCAGTCACCACGGCAGCATGGCGACCAGCCAGTCGGTGTTACAGCAGGTGTCTCCGGGCGGCTTGGACCCCAGCCACAGTCTGCTGTCACCTGACACCAAGATG ATGTCTGTGTCAGGTGGAGGCCTGCCACCTGTGAGCACGCTGACCAACATCCACagctccctccacacacaccagCAGACACAGAACCTCATCATGCCTCTCTCTGGAGTCATGACCATCGCACAGA GTCTGAACACGTCGCAGTCCCAGTCGGTGCCGGTGATCAACAGCGTGGCGGGGAGCCTTGCAGCGCTGCAGCCGGTGCAGTTCTCCCAGCAGCTCCACAGTCCCCACCAGCATGGCCTGATGCATCAGTCCCCCAGCCACATGAGCCAGCAGCCCTTCATGGCCACCGTGACGCACTCACACAGTCAGTACCTGCCTCTTA TGTACCCTCACAAGCAGGAGCCACCGCAGTATTCCCACCAGTCACGGTTTCCCTCAGCCATGGTGGTGACAGACACCAACAGCCTCAGTACTCTCAGCTCCATGTCATCCAGCAAACAG GATTCTACCGTAAACAAGATGGTGCAACTGGGGGGTCTCTCCTGG TGTCCTCTTCAAGCCTGGTGA